Below is a window of Desulfomicrobium apsheronum DNA.
ATTAAAGGCGGCGGCGAGGCCCAGCCGGACATGCCGGTCATCGTGGCCCGCAAGAACAAGGTTTCGGAGATCCTGCGCGGCGGCCTGGAAAAGACCTGCGCCAAGCTCAAGGTCACGCTGCTGCGCGGCCGGGGCGAGGTCGTGAGCGCCGGTCTGGTGCGCGTGCACGGCGCGGACGGCGCGGTGCAGGAGGTGGAAGGCGACAGGGTCATCATCGCCACAGGGTCGAGTACCCTGAACATTCCGACCCTGCCCGTTGACCACGAGCGCATCATCACCAGCGACGACGCCCTGGAACTGAAGACCGTCCCGAAACGGATGCTGGTGGTCGGCGGCGGCGTCATTGGCTGCGAGCTGGCTTTCATTTTCCAGGCTTTCGGTTCGAAAGTGACGGTGGTGGAGGGGCTGGACCGCATCCTGCCCGTGCCGTCCATTGACGCGGACCTGAGCAAGCTGATCCAGCGCGAGATGAAGAAGCGCGGCATCGTCTGCGAACTGGCTCGCACGGCCACCAAAGCGGAAGTGACGGAGACGGGCGTGCGAGTGACGCTCGGGCCGTCGCCGTTCGTGAAGGACCTTCCGGCGTCGGCGCAGAAGGAGAGCGTGCTGGAAGCCGACGTGGTCTTGGTGGCCGTGGGGCGCGTGCCCAACACGTCTGGCCTGGGCCTGGCCGAGGCCGGGGTGGAGACGGACCAGCGTGGCTGGATC
It encodes the following:
- a CDS encoding dihydrolipoyl dehydrogenase family protein, which encodes IKGGGEAQPDMPVIVARKNKVSEILRGGLEKTCAKLKVTLLRGRGEVVSAGLVRVHGADGAVQEVEGDRVIIATGSSTLNIPTLPVDHERIITSDDALELKTVPKRMLVVGGGVIGCELAFIFQAFGSKVTVVEGLDRILPVPSIDADLSKLIQREMKKRGIVCELARTATKAEVTETGVRVTLGPSPFVKDLPASAQKESVLEADVVLVAVGRVPNTSGLGLAEAGVETDQRGWIKADARLETSVPGIYAVGDVLGPARIMLAHVASMEGLVAARNCLGAAEAMDYAVVPAAVFTSPEVATVGLTEAQAREQGFNVTCPQSNFRELGKAQAMGELAGLFKLVVDADSGKLLGAHLAGAHVSDIIAEPTLAMQLGATAKDLARTIHAHPTLAEGLFETAHLL